A region of Mus caroli unplaced genomic scaffold, CAROLI_EIJ_v1.1 scaffold_18914_1, whole genome shotgun sequence DNA encodes the following proteins:
- the LOC110287799 gene encoding uncharacterized protein LOC110287799, translated as FAGVEWIFRVTGFICSLLSLGFGIILANSKYWRLWEFDNNVVQLVYIGLWEAYYHWEFNFSGTETIILVHSPVNSTWTISPEFQYARNLILLAMLIKPVVVIFCSAALRVSIIKTSVPEIQIVCYKCSVLILILSSLCTIISVTWNHVVDLYGNTTLDFPPTFPVKKEALIKKHNTHVFPMGLVTSTLSLLGVIMFLYEIRSLKFQKKLNAQHASKHGDDRSINECACVCQMCQETP; from the coding sequence CTTTGGGGTTTGGAATAATTCTTGCAAACAGCAAATACTGGCGACTCTGGGAATTTGACAATAATGTTGTCCAGCTTGTTTACATCGGACTTTGGGAAGCTTACTACCATTGGGAATTTAACTTCTCTGGTACTGAGACTATAATTCTGGTACACAGCCCTGTCAACTCAACCTGGACAATTTCACCTGAATTTCAATATGCACGGAACCTGATATTACTGGCAATGCTGATAAAACCTGTTGTTGTGATTTTTTGCTCAGCAGCCCTTAGGGTCAGCATAATCAAAACCTCAGTCCCTGAGATTCAGATAGTGTGCTACAAGTGCTCTGTCTTAATTTTGATCCTCAGCAGCCTTTGTACTATTATTTCTGTGACCTGGAACCATGTAGTAGATCTCTATGGCAACACCACCCTTGACTTTCCACCAACCTTTCCAGTTAAGAAAGAAGCcctaattaaaaaacacaacACTCATGTGTTTCCAATGGGGCTTGTGACAAGCACTCTGTCACTCTTGGGTGTGATTATGTTCCTCTATGAGATAAGGTCACTGAAATTTCAGAAGAAGCTGAATGCCCAGCATGCTTCCAAACATGGTGATGACAGGTCCATAAATGAGTGTGCTTGTGTTTGCCAAATGTGCCAGGAGACTCCCTGA